The sequence GGAACATCGCAGGTGTTGCAACTGCCATCTCAATGGGCGGACCTGGTGCACTTTTCTGGATGTGGCTGACTGCAGTGGTGGGTATGGCAACCAAGTTCGTGGAATGCACACTTGCCCTGCATTTCAGGGACGAACTGCCTGATGGTACAATGATAGGCGGGCCGTTCTATTATCTTGAGAGAGGATTGAAATACCGCAGGGTGGGCATTGTGTTGGGTATGTCCTTTGCAGTTTTTGGCATTTTCTCATCTTTTGGTATAGGTAATATGACCCAGGCCAACTCAGTATCCATTGCCATGAACGATACTTTTAATGTCCCAGGGATGGCTACTGGTCTGGTACTTGCATTGGCGGTGGGGTCTGTTATCATTGGCGGGATCAAGAGACTGGGATTTGTTGCAGGCAACCTTGTCCCCTTCATGGCTATCCTGTATATCCTGTCTGCCCTTGTAGTCCTGATATTTAACTTTGATAAGGTCCCGGCGGCATTTTTACAGATAATAGATAGTGCATTCTCTGGTACCGCAGCAGCAGGTGGATTTACTGGGGCCGCTGTGGCCAGTGCGATGCGTTTTGGTATTGCAAGGGGGATATTTTCAAATGAAGCAGGGCTGGGCAGCGCACCTATGGCACATGCCACTGCCAAAACACCCAACAGCGTACGCCAGGGTTTAATCGCCATGCTTGGGCCTTTCATTGACACTATTGTGGTGTGTACTATGACAGGTTTGGTCATTATTTCAACCGGGGCATGGGAAACTGGTAAGACCAGTACTTCGCTGAGTATTCATGCATTCAACTCGCAGATGGGATATGCCGGTGATGTGATAATTACGATAGGCATGGCAGTGTTCGCATTCACTACCATACTTACGTGGTCTTTCTACGGCAAGCAATGCCTGTCCTACTTTGTTGAAAAGGTGTCAGACGATGTGAGATTTTACAAGGGGTTTTTAAGGGTTTATTACTCTGTATTCCTTGTGGGAATAATGGTGGGTGCAGGGGTGGTGGATCTTCCACAAGGGATTGGGTACCTGGAGGATATCTGGTTGTTCTCTGATATTACTAATGCCCTGATGGCAATACCAAATCTTATAGGGCTGCTGTTACTGCATAGTGTGGTTGTCGGGCTGGTGAAGGAGTATTTCGGGAAATGAAAATGGTGTTTACAAGAAATGCTTCTGATTCGGGGCCGCCATTGGGCCGCTCTTCGGGCTTTATAGTTCAAGTTCTGCCAGTCTGCTTTTGTAGGATATCCGTACAGTAGCACCGTCTTCAACTGCCAGTGCTGCAATCTGCATAATATGGGGTATTTTTCAATTATGTTTGTATTTCGTTAAGCCATTCGTAAATTGGCATTACTTGAATTTCCTTTTCATCGATTCTAAGTGTTTTTGACTCTTTTTCAGTTATTATCAGACCATGCTTGAGATTATGGGCGTTCATAGCCTCAGTTAACCCTCTTATTTCTCTATTTCTCGTTTTTTCATCTTTAAGGGAAAGGGTCACCTGGATGGCTCCGGTAATCGTGAGATTATCTTTTATAAGAAAATCACATTCATATCTGCCTTTGTGGTAGTATATTTCCCTGCTCTGTTTTGTCAGTGTCACATAAACAAGGTTCTCCAGTAGCCTGCCCCTGTCCTGTGAAAACTTGAATGAGATAGAATTCACCAGCCCCGTATCTAAACAATAAATTTTTTTAGGATTGATAAGCTGTTTTTTCACTGATTTGTCATATTTAGTTAATGTGTATATCAGATATGAATCTTGTGCACATTGGATATATTCTTTTACCGTTTCACCGGTTATTCCCAGGGTTTTTGCGATGTTTAAGTAGGAAAATGGTTTTGCTATATTTGAGATGATAAAATAGAGCAGGTCAAATACGTCTTTATTATTCCTCAGGTTGTTGGGGTAGATGATATCTTTCAGGTAGATGGCCTGGAAATAATTCTTGAGGATTTCCTGTTTTAGTTCGTTATCGCTTTCCAGTACAACTCTCGGATAGGCCCCGTATTCCAGATAGTTATTGAACTGCTGGAGTTTCTCTACGGTTGTTGGCTTATGGACATTACTGAAGTTTAGATATTCTTGGAATGACAGGGGATAAACTGTTAGGGAGAAGTACCTGCCTGAGAGTCTGGTGCTTATTTCTTTTTTTAGGAGGCTGGATGTTGAACCTGTGAGTATTATCTTGATGTTTGTTGTGGTATCAAACAGGGTCTTGATGGTCTGTACCCAGTAATCGTAATTCTGTATCTCATCAATGAAAAGATAGAGGGTTGAAGGCTTCTTCAGTGCCCTATGATATTCGATTATTTCTGTGAGGTATGCCGGGTCTTTGGATTTACTCTGGAACAGGGGCTCGTCGAGATTGATGAATAGTATGGCTTCGGGCGGCACGTTGCTATCCAGCAGGCTTTTTATCACCTGGTAGGCAAGTGTTGATTTTCCGGTGCGCCTGGCACCGGTGAGCAGGAGTATTTCTTTTGTCGGGAGGTATTTCTTGATTTTCGGGTACCATCGCAGCCGATCTATTCCAGTGTCAAATGGTTTATCGAACCACCAGGGGTTCTGTCGTTCAAGGGGTATTTTTGTGTTTTCGTCCATGTTGTAGGTTATAATCGCTGAATATACTTTAAGTTAGCGGTTATAATTTGTGATTATGGTGTGAATTGTAAGATATAATGTTTGATTTTTGCAGATTTATTGATTTATCCGAATCTTGCAGGCATGAGTTTTTGAAGGAAGGCATCACGGGTGTTGGTGATAATATATAAATTAAATATCGAGATTCATTATCTACGATGTAATTCACCATTTGTAATTTTTGGTTCTTTTGATATGGCCATTTTCAATTATACTAAACCGTTTCTGTTTTTCTTAACTTTCTGTCACAGAGAGCACAGAGAGCACAGAGATGCTTTTTCCACCCTTAACTCCTCTCTCTGTAACCTCAGTGACCTCTGTGGCGTTCATATAGAGTTCCAAATTACATTAGCGGAGTAGTATACTTTGATTTCTCCACGAGGTCGAACCATATTTATCACAAATATGGTATATGATTCTAAATCATATTAAGTATCGTAATTGAGGACACTGCATATATTTGATCCATCTGATAATCCTAATAATAGAAAGTAATAGGCGGCAATGAGAAGAATCAAATCAAGATATTGCTGCTCTTCAGGAAGATATTCTCTTATAAACACTTTTCCCCCATCTTCTAATGAAGTTGAAGAAATCTGTAAATTATCATGATTACTATCTATTTTTATATCCATAATACGCCTCAATTCAGCTTCACCCTGTCACCTGTTATCAGATACACCACGCTCTCGCAGATATTAGTGGCATGATCCCCAATACGCTCAAGGTAGCGCGCTACAAACGTCAGGTGCGATGCACTGGCAAGCTTTCTCGGATCCTCTACCATCAGTGTAATTAATTCCCGCCTGACCTGGTCAAACAATGCATCGATCTCATCATCCGATTTTGCAGTCTCGTATGCCAGGTCAGTGTTCGACTCAGAAAATGCCTGCATTACATTATCCAGCATATTACATGCTGTGCGAGCCATCCTGGGAATATCGATCAGGGGTTTGATATGTTTTTCATCCCCTATCACAACGACGATCTTTGCAATATCCACAGCAAGGTCGCTCATCCGCTCAAGGTCAAGATTGATCTTAATAACAGCCCCTATCATCCGCAAGTCCCGGGCCATTGGCTGCTGTAGTGCAAGAAGCCGCATGCATTGAATCTCGATCTTAGCAGAATGATCATCTATTTCAGCATCGCCTTTTATTACAACCTCTGCCTGTTCGATATTGTGGTCACATAGTGCCTCGACCGAATTTTTGATAGATGTGCCTACCAGTTCACCGAGTATTAAGACCATCTGCTGTACTTTTGCAAGTTCTTCATGGTATTTTTCTCGAACCATTATATCCCTCCTGTTTTATCTACTGATCTCCTTTTCTGGTATCCTGATCTAATTTTTTTGATAGATATACAGTACAACTTGATTCACTTTTCATCTCAAAATCGTTGTGCACTTGATTATCCGAACCGTCCTGTAATGTAATTCTCTGTACTCTTTTCGACAGGACGTTCAAATATCTGTTTTGTCTTCCCGAACTCGATCATTTCACCGAGCAAGAAATACGCCGTATAATCAGATACCCTAGCAGCCTGCTGCATATTATGTGTCACTATGATGATTGTATAATCGTGTTTCAGCTCATTGATCAGGTCCTCTATCCTGGCTGTTGATATTGGGTCAAGTGCACTACATGGTTCATCGAACAGTATTACTTCCGGTTTCACTGCAAGTGTTCGTGCGATACTAAGCCGCTGCTGCTGTCCCCCGCTCAGGTCAAGTGCAGGTTTGTTCAGTATGTCACCAACCTCGTCCCACAGCGCAGCAGCCTTAAGACTATCCTCGACCACCTCATCCAGTTCGCGTTTTGCCTTCATCCCGTGGATGCGCGGTCCGTATGCGATGTTGTCATAGATGGACATCGGGAACGGGTTTGGCTTTTGGAAGACCATCCCTATTTTCTTCCTCAGTACAACAACATCCACATCCTTTTCGTAGACATCTTTGCCTTCAAACAGCACCTTACCGGTGATACGGCACCCCTTTATAAGGTCATTCATCCTGTTAATAGACCGGATGAATGTGGATTTACCACATCCGGACGGACCGATCAGGGCAGTGACCTTATTCTTTTCTATCGAGATCGAAACATCTTTCAATGCCTGTGTACTGCCGTACCAGAGGTCCAGGTTGCGGCTTTCGATCCCAATGTTTTCTATTCCCATCAATATTTTCTCCTTATCCCATTTATTTTATCATCAAAAATTTTATAATTCATATCAATGCCGTAACCCGGACCTGGTCTGGTAATAACGCTGGATCGCAACAGCACCTAAATTTATCAAAAGCACCATCCCGAGCAGTACCGCTGCACTGCCATAAGCCATGTCGTCGGATATGCCCTCAGACGCAAGTATATACAGGTGGTACGGTAGCGCACGCACAGGCTCGAATATTGATTCCGGTAAAAGCAACGAGGATCCGGCTGTATACATTATCACGGCAGTCTCACCGATCGCTTTTCCGGTCCCGAGTATGATCCCTGTCGTGATACCCGGAAGGGCACCCGGCATCACAACATTCCGGATGGTCTGCCATTTCGTAGCCCCAAGCGCAAGACTTCCATCCTTTAGACCACTTGGTACTGTTTTTATCGCCTCTTCTGATGCCCTGACCGTCCAGGGCAGTATCATGAACATCAACGCAAGCCCGCCAGAGAGGATTGAAAAACCGAACCCGAAATATACCACAAGTAATGCATATCCGAATAGTCCTAATACAATTGACGGTATTCCTGCAAGACATTCCACACCGAACGTGATAATGTGGGTCAAAGCATTATCAGGTGCATACTCGGTAAGGTATACCGCAGCTCCAATACCAATCGGGGCAGCAGTCAGTATCGCAACCCCAACAAGGCAGAGCGTTCCGATAATAGCAGGAAAAATCCCCCCTTCTGCCCCGCTCATGCGCGGTGAGTCCAGAAGGAATGAAAGATCTATCACTCCGATCCCTCGATAAATAATCGTGCCGATGATTGACAGCAAAATCAGTACTGTCACCCCAGCTGATACCCATAAAAGCAAACTAGCTGCTTTGTCAGTAGTATCCGCTGAAAAAATCCTGCCGCGTACTGCTGTGCTCATCGCCCTACCCCCATCTTTGACTTTAGTGCACGGTGTGAGAATGCGTTTAAGATAGCAACCATCACAAAGAGCACGATACCTGTTGCAAAGAGCGCCTGTTGGTGGTCTCCCGGTGCTGCGTAGTTCATCTCGACTACGATATTCGCGGTCATGGTCCGCACCGGATCAAGCACGTCATAGAACGGTGAAGGTAGAATTGGGGAATTTCCTGTGACCATCAGCACTGCCATGGTCTCGCCGATGGAGTTTCCCATACCAAGTATAACAGCTGCTACTATCCCGGACCTTGCAGCCGGCAGGATCACATTCCGAATTGTGTGCCACCGGGTGGCACCAAGTGCCAGGGATGCCTGCTTGTATGTTTCAGGCACCGCAGCAATCGCATCTGCCGATATGCTGATAATATGGGGAAGTGCCATGATCGCGAGTATTATAGAGCCGGCAAGGATGCTGAAACCAAATCCTCCAGCGCTGTCCCTGATCAACGGCACCAGCAGGACAAGTCCGAAGAATCCGAGCACAACCGAAGGAATGCCGACAAGCAGTTCGATCCCGCGCCTGATCATTACCTGCGCCCAGGGAGGTGCGATCTCAACTAAAAAGACAGCACAGCTAATTCCGAGTGGAACAGCAAGAACCAGCGAGCCGGCTGCAATATAAACCGACCCCACGATCATCGGAAATATCCCGTATGAGGGTTCGCCGTCCATTGCGATAGGATTCCATTCCATCCCGAGACAGAAGGTGTGTATCCCGTATCTCAGGAGGAACGGCGCACCTTCCTTGAACAGGAATACCATGATCAGCAGTACAATTACGACCGCTGTGGCCGCTGACGCAAACAACAGCGCTTCGATGATCCGTTCACGGGTTTGTCGGGTCATGGTACCTCATAATGATGCAAGATATTCCTTGCTCGAAACAAAATCGGGTAATGTCTTCATCTCGAACACATACGTGCTGCAGCGTCCATTGCAATCCGACATGCAGCTATCGAGTTCTTTGATAAATCCACTGTTAAGATCAAGAGAACCATTACCGAGCGCCAGATGATCATCAAACACACCGTTATTGTCATGCAGATGTACAGCATTGATCCGGTTCCCTAAAAGTTCAGTAAAACGCACAGGCGGTATATCCGAATGGTGAGCATGACCGATATCAAAGGTCGCACCAAAACCAGGATACCGGTTCAGGATATCCCGCATCTGTTCAGGCTGCAGGCCAAATTTAATGATATTCTTCTCAAAACTGTCGTTCTCCACATACAGTCCGGTACCCAGTGTCTCATAAGCCGCTGCGATCTCATCAAGCGATCTTGTCCGGTTCTCTTCTGCATTTGCGATGACTGTTTTATGGTATGCCCCTGGAACATGTCCCACATGTATGTTCACCCACCCGGAACCCACCTCCTGGAGGTATTCGCCCATCTCGATTATCTGGGACACACATGACATCCTTACTTTTTCATTCACACTCGCAATGTTAAACTCACGGTGCGGAGCGTGGTATGAGATCGTAATGTCATATTCGGAGAGGGTCCTTTCCAGTTCGGATGGTTTTACTTCTCCATAGACATGATCGTTGTCCTTCTTGATCTCGATGTGATCAAATCCGTTGGAATGCAGAAAATCCAGGAACTGTAGGGTATTTTTCCCGAAACGAAGATCCAGTGCCGCACCTATCCTGGTCATACCGTACAACCCCCTGCGTAGACAACCTCTCCGCTAACGATTGTACGTGCCACCACAGGAATGCCCAGATGTTCGTTCACGACCAGTATGTCTGCACGTTTTCCGATCTCGATCGACCCGGTCGCATAATCCATACCCACTGCTTTAGCAGGATTGAGCGTGACCATTTTCACAGCATCATGCAGGCTCAGGATCCCCTGCCTCCACAGAATAAAGGGAGAGTAGAGCATGGATGCCGGATTGTAATCCGAGCACAGGACATCGACCAGACCGGCAGCCACCGCCTGAACGGAACTGAGATTGCCCGATGTTGACCTGCCTAGCACAACATTCGGGGCGCCCATACAGATGGTCATGCCGAGTTCACGGCTTCTGTTTGCTGCGTCAAGTGTTACCGGGAACTCAGAGATGCGCGCGCCGATACTGTGCACCAGTTCCACTTTCTGCGAACTATCGTCATCATGCGATGCGATCGATATCCATTTTGCCAGTGCTTTTCGGGCAACCTCCCGCATGTTTTGCACCTTTGCGTTTGCATAACCTAATTTTTTCCTGATTATTCCATCGATTTCGGCATCGCTTAATCCGTATACCCCCTTATAGTACTCCCTGTATTGTTCCAGATCTGAAAACTGTCCCTGTCTGGGGGTCTGATCGATCAATGATACAAGTTTGACGAGCGGACTTTCGATCACCTCAAGCACGTCCTCAAGATCAGTGCTGATCTCGCACCTGACATGCAAAAAATGATTCGTCAGGAGCCCGTACCTACAGTGTGCTATCGTTTTTGCGATCTCTTTTGAAAAACCCACATGACGCCTTTTTAATTCATCCTCAAAGTATGCGACCGCATGTAATTTCGTTGTAATTCCGCATACTGCGTTGATTTTGTCGAGCTGCAGCAGCGCAAAGTCTGCCGGAAATCGTGATGAAGGTCGTGGTGATATGGCAGTTTCCATTTCATCACCATGAATATCAATGATACCAGGCATCACATACCCGCCTTTTGCATCAATCACTTTGCCGGAAGTATCTGGTAAAGTATCCCGGATATCTATGATCCTACCGTCTTCGATCCCCACACATCCTTTTTCGATAACACCATCAGGTTTTATTATCTTTCCGTTTATTATACCAAGTTTCATATCACTCACCCAAGTTTTATATCACTCACCTGTACCACTACCAGGGATATCCTCTGGTGTTCTGGTTCCAACCATCCGGTTGTTCTTCACTCGAAACAAAATCAAGTGACGTCTTCATATCGAACACATACGTGCTGCAGTGTCCATTGCAATCCGACATGCAGTTATTGAGTTCTTTGACAAATCCACTGCTATGATCAAGTGAACTCTTGCCGAGCGCCA is a genomic window of ANME-2 cluster archaeon containing:
- a CDS encoding alpha-D-ribose 1-methylphosphonate 5-triphosphate diphosphatase; the protein is MKLGIINGKIIKPDGVIEKGCVGIEDGRIIDIRDTLPDTSGKVIDAKGGYVMPGIIDIHGDEMETAISPRPSSRFPADFALLQLDKINAVCGITTKLHAVAYFEDELKRRHVGFSKEIAKTIAHCRYGLLTNHFLHVRCEISTDLEDVLEVIESPLVKLVSLIDQTPRQGQFSDLEQYREYYKGVYGLSDAEIDGIIRKKLGYANAKVQNMREVARKALAKWISIASHDDDSSQKVELVHSIGARISEFPVTLDAANRSRELGMTICMGAPNVVLGRSTSGNLSSVQAVAAGLVDVLCSDYNPASMLYSPFILWRQGILSLHDAVKMVTLNPAKAVGMDYATGSIEIGKRADILVVNEHLGIPVVARTIVSGEVVYAGGCTV
- the pstC gene encoding phosphate ABC transporter permease subunit PstC, translated to MTRQTRERIIEALLFASAATAVVIVLLIMVFLFKEGAPFLLRYGIHTFCLGMEWNPIAMDGEPSYGIFPMIVGSVYIAAGSLVLAVPLGISCAVFLVEIAPPWAQVMIRRGIELLVGIPSVVLGFFGLVLLVPLIRDSAGGFGFSILAGSIILAIMALPHIISISADAIAAVPETYKQASLALGATRWHTIRNVILPAARSGIVAAVILGMGNSIGETMAVLMVTGNSPILPSPFYDVLDPVRTMTANIVVEMNYAAPGDHQQALFATGIVLFVMVAILNAFSHRALKSKMGVGR
- a CDS encoding phosphate ABC transporter ATP-binding protein, with product MLMGIENIGIESRNLDLWYGSTQALKDVSISIEKNKVTALIGPSGCGKSTFIRSINRMNDLIKGCRITGKVLFEGKDVYEKDVDVVVLRKKIGMVFQKPNPFPMSIYDNIAYGPRIHGMKAKRELDEVVEDSLKAAALWDEVGDILNKPALDLSGGQQQRLSIARTLAVKPEVILFDEPCSALDPISTARIEDLINELKHDYTIIIVTHNMQQAARVSDYTAYFLLGEMIEFGKTKQIFERPVEKSTENYITGRFG
- the pstA gene encoding phosphate ABC transporter permease PstA; the encoded protein is MSTAVRGRIFSADTTDKAASLLLWVSAGVTVLILLSIIGTIIYRGIGVIDLSFLLDSPRMSGAEGGIFPAIIGTLCLVGVAILTAAPIGIGAAVYLTEYAPDNALTHIITFGVECLAGIPSIVLGLFGYALLVVYFGFGFSILSGGLALMFMILPWTVRASEEAIKTVPSGLKDGSLALGATKWQTIRNVVMPGALPGITTGIILGTGKAIGETAVIMYTAGSSLLLPESIFEPVRALPYHLYILASEGISDDMAYGSAAVLLGMVLLINLGAVAIQRYYQTRSGLRH
- the phoU gene encoding phosphate signaling complex protein PhoU encodes the protein MVREKYHEELAKVQQMVLILGELVGTSIKNSVEALCDHNIEQAEVVIKGDAEIDDHSAKIEIQCMRLLALQQPMARDLRMIGAVIKINLDLERMSDLAVDIAKIVVVIGDEKHIKPLIDIPRMARTACNMLDNVMQAFSESNTDLAYETAKSDDEIDALFDQVRRELITLMVEDPRKLASASHLTFVARYLERIGDHATNICESVVYLITGDRVKLN
- a CDS encoding sugar phosphate isomerase/epimerase, with the translated sequence MTRIGAALDLRFGKNTLQFLDFLHSNGFDHIEIKKDNDHVYGEVKPSELERTLSEYDITISYHAPHREFNIASVNEKVRMSCVSQIIEMGEYLQEVGSGWVNIHVGHVPGAYHKTVIANAEENRTRSLDEIAAAYETLGTGLYVENDSFEKNIIKFGLQPEQMRDILNRYPGFGATFDIGHAHHSDIPPVRFTELLGNRINAVHLHDNNGVFDDHLALGNGSLDLNSGFIKELDSCMSDCNGRCSTYVFEMKTLPDFVSSKEYLASL
- a CDS encoding sodium:alanine symporter family protein, encoding MMLLLIGTGIFLTYRLRGLQVRKLVHTLRLVSEHDGKEEKGDISPFRALMATLSGTIGTGNIAGVATAISMGGPGALFWMWLTAVVGMATKFVECTLALHFRDELPDGTMIGGPFYYLERGLKYRRVGIVLGMSFAVFGIFSSFGIGNMTQANSVSIAMNDTFNVPGMATGLVLALAVGSVIIGGIKRLGFVAGNLVPFMAILYILSALVVLIFNFDKVPAAFLQIIDSAFSGTAAAGGFTGAAVASAMRFGIARGIFSNEAGLGSAPMAHATAKTPNSVRQGLIAMLGPFIDTIVVCTMTGLVIISTGAWETGKTSTSLSIHAFNSQMGYAGDVIITIGMAVFAFTTILTWSFYGKQCLSYFVEKVSDDVRFYKGFLRVYYSVFLVGIMVGAGVVDLPQGIGYLEDIWLFSDITNALMAIPNLIGLLLLHSVVVGLVKEYFGK
- a CDS encoding ATP-binding protein; the encoded protein is MDENTKIPLERQNPWWFDKPFDTGIDRLRWYPKIKKYLPTKEILLLTGARRTGKSTLAYQVIKSLLDSNVPPEAILFINLDEPLFQSKSKDPAYLTEIIEYHRALKKPSTLYLFIDEIQNYDYWVQTIKTLFDTTTNIKIILTGSTSSLLKKEISTRLSGRYFSLTVYPLSFQEYLNFSNVHKPTTVEKLQQFNNYLEYGAYPRVVLESDNELKQEILKNYFQAIYLKDIIYPNNLRNNKDVFDLLYFIISNIAKPFSYLNIAKTLGITGETVKEYIQCAQDSYLIYTLTKYDKSVKKQLINPKKIYCLDTGLVNSISFKFSQDRGRLLENLVYVTLTKQSREIYYHKGRYECDFLIKDNLTITGAIQVTLSLKDEKTRNREIRGLTEAMNAHNLKHGLIITEKESKTLRIDEKEIQVMPIYEWLNEIQT